The proteins below come from a single Elgaria multicarinata webbii isolate HBS135686 ecotype San Diego chromosome 11, rElgMul1.1.pri, whole genome shotgun sequence genomic window:
- the REM2 gene encoding GTP-binding protein REM 2: MTLPPALAGAGPRRGSMPLPIKHQLVRASAVDELDSPPSSPEVGSNAGASPAGGRGPYKIMLLGEGGVGKSTLAAIFGGLKGAAHHEEEHTEDSYERRFYVDDEEVTLILYDIWDQGDPGGWMQESCLQTGDAFLVVFSVTDRRSFTRVPPTLLRLRAGSPRMDPPIILVGNKSDLARSREVSREEGRSLAVMMNCKHIETSAALHHNTEELFEGVVRQIRLRRRRREGEGFSREGAVGRRESITKKAKRFLSSLVPRNGRFFKQRSKSCNDLSVL, from the exons ATGACGTTGCCCCCAGCACTAGCGGGTGCCGGACCACGGCGTGGCAGTATGCCCTTGCCCATTAAACACCAGCTAGTGAGAGCATCAGCGGTGGATGAACTGGACTCGCCCCCAAGTTCCCCGGAGGTGGGCAGCAACGCAGGAGCAAGCCCTGCAGGGGGTCGAGGCCCTTACAAAATCATGTTGCTTGGCGAGGGCGGTGTAGGGAAAAGTACGTTGGCAGCCATCTTCGGAGGCTTGAAAGGGGCTGCCCATCATGAGGAGGAGCATACAG AGGATTCCTACGAAAGAAGATTCTATGTGGATGATGAAGAAGTCACCCTAATATTATACGACATCTGGGACCAG GGAGATCCCGGAGGATGGATGCAGGAATCTTGCCTCCAGACCGGAGATGCCTTCCTGGTGGTTTTTTCGGTGACTGATCGCCGCAGCTTCACACGGGTGCCCCCTACTCTCCTACGCTTGCGGGCAGGTAGCCCAAGAATGGACCCCCCCATTATCCTGGTGGGGAACAAGAGTGACCTGGCACGATCCCGGGAGGTCTCGCGGGAAG AGGGCCGCAGCCTGGCAGTTATGATGAACTGCAAACATATCGAGACGTCGGCCGCGCTACATCACAACACGGAAGAGCTCTTTGAAGGCGTCGTGCGCCAGATCCGCCTACGCCGCCGTCGGCGCGAAGGCGAGGGCTTCAGCAGGGAGGGAGCCGTCGGCCGGCGTGAGAGCATCACAAAGAAAGCCAAACGTTTCCTCTCCAGCCTTGTGCCACGGAACGGACGCTTCTTTAAGCAAAGGTCAAAATCCTGCAACGACCTTTCCGTGCTATGA